TCTTCCCGGTGTTCGAGATCCGCAAGGGACCGGTGTCAGCCGCGTTCTCGCCACCTCCCGAGATCCGGGTGCCGTATCTCGGTCCCGCCCTCCTGAACGTCGACAAGCTGAAGCGGCGCAAGCGCGACCGCCGCGAGAAGCGCTTCGTCGAGAACTGCCTCGACGTGGTCGACGAGGAGATCGGGCCGAAGTACACGCACTTCAGGACCGACGAGCGCTTCGACGACCTCCGGCCGTTCATCTGGAACGACCACGACGTCACGCCGACGTACACCTACATGGTAGATCTGGACGCGGACGAGGAGACGCTCCAGGCGCGGTTCAGCTCCGACGCGCGGAGCAACATCCGCGACGGCGAGGACGCCGACTACGTCATCGAGGAGGAAGGCTACGAGGCGATTGAGAAGATCCTGGAGCAGGTTCGCGCCCGCTACGAGGCACAGGACGTCTCCTTTCACCTGCCGACCGCCCTCGTCGGCGACCTGTTCGACCGGCTCCCCGACGGCTACGTCCGGCCGTACGCGCTGTACGTCGACGGCGACTTCGTCGGCGGGATCCTCGCGCTCGACGACGGCGAGCGCGTCTACCGCTGGCAGGGCGGCGTCCGGACCGACGCCGACGTCGACATCGCGCCCAACGACCTGCTCGACTGGCGGGTCATGTCGGACGCCAGAGAGCGCGGCCGTTCGCACTACGACCTCGTCGGCGCGGACGACCCGCGGATCAACCGCTACAAGGCGAAGTTCGGCCCGGACGTCGAGGCCTACCACAGCGTCGAGAAGGGGACGCCCGTGATGAACAAGATGGCGCAGCTCTACCGACAGCTGCGGTAGTCCGGCGCGGCGCGCACGCTCCTGCTTCGAGTCGGTGCTCCTTTTTCCGTCGGGACTCCTTTTTCGGCCGGCGCTCGTTGCCTTCCACCGACGCTTTTCGTCCGGACGCTCGCCGGGGGATCGATGTCCGGTCAGCGGCGCTGCACCGACGGTCACGGAGTGCCAGCGGAGTACCTGCTGTGAAGTTCAACGGGAGACGGGGAGAACCGTACCGCGGAGAGCGAGGGTCAGTCGCTCGCTCGGCGCGGTCGAACCGCCGACACCACGTCGGACAGGACGGGCGCCCCGTCGACGATCCACGCGACCAGGGCGGTCAAGAGGAGTGCGAGTTCGAGCCCGAGGTAGAACTGTCCGCGGGGCGTCGCGAGGAACTCGACGAAGGCCGCGAAGAGCGTCCGGAACTCGAAGAGGAACCCCTGCGGTTCGCTGGTCGGGCCGACGACGACCGGCCACAGCAGGATCGAGAACGGAAGCTCCCCTTTCGTCAGTAGCGGGTACAGCACGTCACCAGGGAGATGGCTGACGTGGCCGAACGCGAGCGCCGTCCCCCAGCGGGGGACGCCGGCACGTCGCGCCAGAAGCATCACCGTCGGGACGAAAGCGGCCGCGACGAACACGGAGTGTGCGACGGACGTGCCGCTCGGCAGGACGCCGAAGGTCCACGCCAGCGGCTTGTCGACCAGGTCAGGTAGCTGGGTGCCGAGCGCGAGCAGCAACGCCTCGGCCCCGCCCGGAGGCTCGTCGTAGCGCACTCGGGAGTACACCGAGTACGCGACGTACCCCACCGCGAGGTGCTCCCAAGGCCACATCAGGACTCGGAGACCGAGATCCAGACGTGCGTGGTCCTGTACGCGTCCGCCGAGGTCGGGTCTTCGGGCGGCGTGCCGCGGTAGAGCTGGTACTGGAGCCGCAGGTCGTCCCCGAGCATCTCCGGCGCGACCCCGTGCTGTTCCGTCCAGCGCTCGCCCGGATCGACCGTGTTCTGGAACCGCGTCACTTCCTGCTGCTCCAGCACGGTCGCCCCGCTCTCGTCGGCGTCCACGCGCTGGATGACCACCACGACTGTGTAGGTCGTGCGTTCGCCCTCGTCGTTGGACACCCTGACCGTCATGTCGCGCTCCTCGCCAGCCGTGAACTCCGACGGATACCCTTCCGTCACCAGGTCGCCCGACTCGTTTTCGGTCAGCAGCGTCATCGAGGACGACGACTGGCCGTCGGCGGGGGAGACGATCGCGCCGCCGAGCGCCGCGAACGCGACGAGGACGCTCAGGGCGAGCGCTACGTTCACGAGCGCCACGCCGGCCGAGTCAGCGCCGAAAACGCCCTCGTGGACCTTACCGGTCCAGCGCCGCACCGGAAGCCGGAAGCGCCGGGCGGGCGACAGCCGGAACCGACGTACCGCCGCGACGAGGACGCCGGCCGCGGCGAACAGCGACAGACCGCCGAGCACGGACAGCGCCGTGATCTCGAAGCCGGCCAGCGTGATCGCGAAGACGACCAGCGGAACCACCGCCAGACTCATGCCGAACGCCAGCGCCGCCCGCTCGACGAGGTCGACCCGACGAGCGGTTCCGCCGTTCGTCGCGACCGACCGCTCGCCGACCGATCGAAACCCCTCGTCGCGTCCCGCGCGACCCGGATACAGCGCCGAGACGAGCGCGTACCCGGGGACAAACGCCAACAGCGGCGCGGCGACCGCTGCACGGAGCGCCGTCGGCGCCGACGGGAAAGCGAGCAATAGCAGGTCGGCCAGTAGCAGATAGCCGGCGACGAGCGAGAGATCCACCGGGACGCCTCTCGCCGACAGCAGCAACTGGACCCAGAACGGCCGGTTCGACGTCTCGTGTTTCATTTGAGTCGTTGCCAGTGCGGGATCGGTACGGTTCGTTCGCCCACGACAGTGGGGCAACTGCCACCAGACATAGGACTATCGTTGCCCGAGGATAGACGGCTTCGGGGCATTGTTATTCAGCACCTACGTCTCCTGGCGCGCCGTCGGGACGAACGCTTTGATAGAGTGAAAGAGCCACACGGATGGCGGTGCCGTCGCTTTCGACCGGAGTCGGGAGACCCGGTTCGCGGTCTCTCGGCGCTCGAC
This region of Halostella limicola genomic DNA includes:
- a CDS encoding lipid II:glycine glycyltransferase FemX, with amino-acid sequence MSIDIRILDDEDEWDRYVDRSDGTNLFHRYAALEVQAQYTNAELYPLAGFKGQEAVGLFPVFEIRKGPVSAAFSPPPEIRVPYLGPALLNVDKLKRRKRDRREKRFVENCLDVVDEEIGPKYTHFRTDERFDDLRPFIWNDHDVTPTYTYMVDLDADEETLQARFSSDARSNIRDGEDADYVIEEEGYEAIEKILEQVRARYEAQDVSFHLPTALVGDLFDRLPDGYVRPYALYVDGDFVGGILALDDGERVYRWQGGVRTDADVDIAPNDLLDWRVMSDARERGRSHYDLVGADDPRINRYKAKFGPDVEAYHSVEKGTPVMNKMAQLYRQLR
- a CDS encoding metal-dependent hydrolase, with product MWPWEHLAVGYVAYSVYSRVRYDEPPGGAEALLLALGTQLPDLVDKPLAWTFGVLPSGTSVAHSVFVAAAFVPTVMLLARRAGVPRWGTALAFGHVSHLPGDVLYPLLTKGELPFSILLWPVVVGPTSEPQGFLFEFRTLFAAFVEFLATPRGQFYLGLELALLLTALVAWIVDGAPVLSDVVSAVRPRRASD
- a CDS encoding DUF1616 domain-containing protein encodes the protein MKHETSNRPFWVQLLLSARGVPVDLSLVAGYLLLADLLLLAFPSAPTALRAAVAAPLLAFVPGYALVSALYPGRAGRDEGFRSVGERSVATNGGTARRVDLVERAALAFGMSLAVVPLVVFAITLAGFEITALSVLGGLSLFAAAGVLVAAVRRFRLSPARRFRLPVRRWTGKVHEGVFGADSAGVALVNVALALSVLVAFAALGGAIVSPADGQSSSSMTLLTENESGDLVTEGYPSEFTAGEERDMTVRVSNDEGERTTYTVVVVIQRVDADESGATVLEQQEVTRFQNTVDPGERWTEQHGVAPEMLGDDLRLQYQLYRGTPPEDPTSADAYRTTHVWISVSES